CTTGGCAGAACTACGTTCATTCACATTTGGATGGAAGAAACTTATTCTTGCAGAAACTCTAGAAAAAATGCTCAAGATAATCAAGGAGCATTCTTAATCTTTCAGGAGTAGTTTATCTTGCATAGGGCACATTCCCCACCTAGAAAGTATGAAGAGTATGCATATGTTTTAGATTTTAATCCACGAGGAAAATCATCTACTGTTCGTGGACGTGAAGGAATTATCATCACTGCGATTGGCGAAGATCGTTTAACATTACTTGAAATTCTCGGTGTTCCCAACTCTGCTTTTGAAGTGGGAGAACGAATTTACATTGGAAAGGAAGGAAGAACAAAAGTTCTTTCTGTTCTTGGAAAAATGGAATATGATAACATATCTTCTTCTGCTCAGAGTGAATTGCCTGGAGTAGTTGAAAAAATTGTAACTCAAAACGAATCTAGATTTGTAGATTATCTAAACAATGCACAACCCCTTACTCCAAGAATACATGCACTTGAATTAATTCCCGGTATTGGAAAAACATACATGAAAACGATGCTAGAAGAACGAGATAAGAAAAAATTTGAAAATTATCAGGATCTACAAGATAGAGTAGGATTCAAAGATCCAATCAAACACATCTCTGATAGGATAATGGATGAGATTACTGGTGAGAGTAGAATGAATCTCTTCGTCAAGAGATGATTAAGAGAAAAAGACTCGGGCAACACTTTCTAAATTCAAATTCAATTGCACAATCTATCGTTTCTGAGGCTAAAATTACTAAAAATGATGTTGTATTTGAGATTGGAACTGGATTTGGAATTCTTACGCCTTTGTTATGCGCTAAAGCAAAAAAGGTAATTTCAATTGATGCTGACAGTAAACTTTACCAAAATGCCAAGAACCAATTTGATAAAATTGAAAACCTTGAATTGAAGTTAGGTGATGGCTTCAAAACCAAAGATAAATTTACAATATTTGTTTCAAATTTGCCTTACTCTAAAAGCAAAGACGCCATTGAATGGCTTGCACAAAAAAACTTCTCTCATGGGATAGTCATGGTTCAGAAGGAATTTGCTGACAAATTATTTGTTAAAACAAAAGATAGGCGAGCAGTGAACATCATAGCAAACTATGCCTTGGATTTTGAAAAAGTCAGAAATATAGGTAAAAACAACTTTGATCCTCCTCCAAAAGTGGATTCTGTAATACTTAGAGTGACAAAAAAGAAAATTGTTGACAAAAAACTAATCCAGACCATCAACAAGATCTTTTCTTATAGGAGAAAAACACTTCAAAATATTTACAAACAGTTTGGAAAAGAGACAAAGTCTGACAAACGCTTAGATGATCTTTCAGGAGATGAAATAGTTGCCATTGCAAAAGAAATACTTTGAAAATGATGAATATCCTCCATCTGAGGATACTTTCTTCATTGCCTCAAACATAGAAAATGAGAAAGGTGACTCCGCATTAGATGTTGGAAGTGGTTCAGGTTATCTTACCAAACTCTTGTCTGAAAATTTCTTAAATGTGATTGGAACTGACATTAATTTTTCTGTTTTAAAAAACCAGACATACAAAACAGACAATATTGTGTGTTGTAATGGTGCAGATGCATTATTGTTTGAATTTGACTTGATAGTGTGTAATCTGCCTTATCTTGCAACTGATGAAATTCTAGATGTTGCTACTGACGGTGGAAAAGATGGATTTGAAATACCAAAAAAAATATTTGATTCTGTAATTGATAAAATAAGAAAGGGAGGAAAATTCATCTTTGTTACTTCGTCCCTGTCTGATTACCAAAAACTCATTGATTATGTCCAAAAAATAGGCTTGAATCCAAAAATCATTGCAAAAAAGAAACTTTTCTTTGAGGAATTAATTCTTGTTGAAGCAAAACGATATTGATTATTTTCTTAGCTTTTCTTTGGCATAGCCAATGATTGCATCGGTCATTTGAGTGGTGCCTGCACTCCCTCCGATATCCCATGTGACTGCCTTTCCTTCATTGATTACTTTGTCAGTTGCATAGAATATTGCATCTCTGACTTCTTTTTCACCAAGATAATCTGCCATCCAAGCTCCCGATAGAACTGTTGCAGTTGGATTTACTTTATTTTGCCCTGCAAACTGTGGTGCACTTCCATGTGCTGCCTCAAACATTGCATAATTATCCCCGATGTTTGCAGAATAAATTAATCCAATTGAACCTACAAGGGCTGATGCAAGCTCTGAAATGATGTCCATGAACAAATTGGTGCTTACTAGCACAGAACCATTAAACTGATCTGTTGCAATAACCATTTGTTGAGCCATGTTATCAATGTAGATTTCAGATAATTCAATCCCTGTTCCCTCAACTGCTTTTTGTGCTTCATCCCAAAATATTCCGTCAGTTTGTTTTAGGATATTTCTTTTTGTAACTGCGACCATCTTTTTCATATTGTACTTGTTTGCCCAGTCTACTGCTGAATCCAGCAATCTTCTACTACCTTGTCTTGTAATCTTCCTAATTGCAATTGCAGCATCTTCGGTAATTTTTGCTTCTATCCCTGTATAGAGTCCCTCAGTTGCCTCTCTAAAACAAACACAATCTAATTTTCTGTCAGGTGTTAATCTATCATAAGTTTTAGTAGGTCTG
Above is a window of Nitrosopumilus sp. K4 DNA encoding:
- a CDS encoding isocitrate/isopropylmalate dehydrogenase family protein, giving the protein MSKKAAVMRGDGIGPEVVDSMLRVLKECNFQSELVLCEAGSEQWDKNGRKDASYIPDATMKILEESDCCFKGPTTTIPVPGAPRSVAVTLRQKFDLYANIRPTKTYDRLTPDRKLDCVCFREATEGLYTGIEAKITEDAAIAIRKITRQGSRRLLDSAVDWANKYNMKKMVAVTKRNILKQTDGIFWDEAQKAVEGTGIELSEIYIDNMAQQMVIATDQFNGSVLVSTNLFMDIISELASALVGSIGLIYSANIGDNYAMFEAAHGSAPQFAGQNKVNPTATVLSGAWMADYLGEKEVRDAIFYATDKVINEGKAVTWDIGGSAGTTQMTDAIIGYAKEKLRK
- a CDS encoding DUF655 domain-containing protein; the protein is MHRAHSPPRKYEEYAYVLDFNPRGKSSTVRGREGIIITAIGEDRLTLLEILGVPNSAFEVGERIYIGKEGRTKVLSVLGKMEYDNISSSAQSELPGVVEKIVTQNESRFVDYLNNAQPLTPRIHALELIPGIGKTYMKTMLEERDKKKFENYQDLQDRVGFKDPIKHISDRIMDEITGESRMNLFVKR
- a CDS encoding rRNA adenine dimethyltransferase family protein, translated to MIKRKRLGQHFLNSNSIAQSIVSEAKITKNDVVFEIGTGFGILTPLLCAKAKKVISIDADSKLYQNAKNQFDKIENLELKLGDGFKTKDKFTIFVSNLPYSKSKDAIEWLAQKNFSHGIVMVQKEFADKLFVKTKDRRAVNIIANYALDFEKVRNIGKNNFDPPPKVDSVILRVTKKKIVDKKLIQTINKIFSYRRKTLQNIYKQFGKETKSDKRLDDLSGDEIVAIAKEIL
- a CDS encoding HemK2/MTQ2 family protein methyltransferase encodes the protein MPLQKKYFENDEYPPSEDTFFIASNIENEKGDSALDVGSGSGYLTKLLSENFLNVIGTDINFSVLKNQTYKTDNIVCCNGADALLFEFDLIVCNLPYLATDEILDVATDGGKDGFEIPKKIFDSVIDKIRKGGKFIFVTSSLSDYQKLIDYVQKIGLNPKIIAKKKLFFEELILVEAKRY